A part of Cryptococcus gattii WM276 chromosome G, complete sequence genomic DNA contains:
- a CDS encoding Hypothetical Protein (Similar to TIGR gene model, INSD accession AAW44875.1), which produces MTDAITTEIVVKEGLLATPQPLEPSLPSSTSVKIVPTDSAPDVPQKPVSYTIGNPTGSMNMATRRGARPALLSPHGMRSAQHGVSSIRGLPTPQYSAGFRHPPYPSPAPLLTAPISPDSKLPNKSAPAVAPVTPSQPIQPVKAPNPYQVSLYEIPKSFVMKKLVELAPSYWYSPESADCHIVVPTRRNYKVNKVDRQPQTPQTAVPVGMRSATFNGRHQMASSNLSLAEQQATGAYWGPTPPEVSGGGFGLKPDVVTSSTTEEHRDVSGRRGSLPAHNQLEQCLVFPLHKDYLTTQSTLFYNLIRSATAHVTTPTQRDQYGRLVWQSPVYRGAKVLPTKHGRQRVLYVPLPDPSSFGVLLHWLYWHDVSHFNHCLSRGFATWQGVIRNIEYLGLDSEIKLLAGKWWKRWVKPVEADERTNGVQSVSGSMKGKGTVTGAEFDDDDEEDEEVWMDSGEDGDDEEVGSGVKVEPENGFADYVSTQLSLL; this is translated from the exons ATGACAGACGCAATTACCACAGAAATTGTAGTCAAAGAAGGGCTTCTGGCTACACCCCAGCCTCTCGaaccatctcttccttcatcAACCTCTGTCAAAATTGTGCCTACTGATTCAGCGCCAGATGTTCCACAAAAACCTGTATCGTATACTATTGGTAATCCTACGGGCTCGATGAACATGGCCACCCGACGAGGTGCTCGTCCTGCTCTTCTCAGTCCGCATGGCATGAGATCAGCCCAGCACGGCGTATCATCAATACGCGGCCTTCCAACTCCTCAATATAGCGCAGGCTTCCGCCATCCTCCTTATCCATCACCGGCTCCTCTCCTGACTGCTCCGATCTCCCCTGACTCGAAGCTGCCCAACAAATCTGCCCCTGCTGTTGCCCCTGTGACTCCTTCACAGCCGATACAGCCAGTTAAAGCACCAAACCCGTACCAAGTCAGTTTGTATGAGATTCCCAAGAGTTTTGTGATGAAGAAGCTCGTTGAGTTGGCGCCGAGCTATTGGTATTCTCCGGAGAGTGCGGACTGTCACATTG TCGTTCCTACTCGCCGTAACTACAAAGTCAACAAGGTTGACCGTCAGCCACAAACGCCTCAGACCGCGGTTCCCGTCGGAATGAGGTCCGCTACTTTCAATGGACGACATCAAATGGCCAGCTCAAACCTCTCACTCGCCGAACAGCAGGCTACCGGGGCATACTGGGGTCCAACTCCTCCTGAGGTATCTGGCGGCGGCTTTGGGTTGAAGCCGGATGTTGTGACGAGCTCGACGACTGAGGAACACAGGGATGTCTCGGGGCGAAGAGGAAGTTTACCTGCGCACAATCAGCTCGAA CAATGTCTTGTATTCCCCCTTCACAAGGATTACCTGACAACCCAATCGACTCTTTTCTACAACCTCATCAGATCGGCCACAGCTCATGTCACTACTCCTACCCAACGCGACCAGTACGGTCGCCTGGTCTGGCAGTCCCCCGTATACCGCGGCGCAAAAGTGTTGCCTACAAAGCATGGCAGACAGAGAGTGCTCTACGTCCCTTTACCGGACCCTTCAAGCTTCGGTGTACTCCTTCACTGGTTATATTGGCACGATGTCAGCCACTTTAATCATTGCTTATCCAGGGGATTCGCCACATGGCAAGGTGTCATCCGTAATATCGAGTACCTAGGGCTCGATAGCGAGATCAAGCTCTTAGCTGGTAAAtggtggaagagatggGTCAAGCCTGTAGAAGCTGATGAACGCACTAATGGTGTTCAGAGTGTTAGTGGGTCAATGAAGGGTAAAGGCACGGTGACCGGTGCAGAGTTtgatgacgatgacgaggaagacgaagaggtTTGGATGGATagtggagaagatggggatgatgaggaggtAGGCAGTGGGGTGAAAGTAGAACCGGAAAATGGGTTCGCAGACTATGTGTCTACTCAGCTGAGTTTGTTGTAG
- a CDS encoding Hypothetical Protein (Similar to TIGR gene model, INSD accession AAW44876.1), producing the protein MPRRNQPPQASQPSASSSRQNDALQEFQARRVQRRLDDLERTNPTDTPASSFVPAESSQTAAPGPSQQLPARKKQTANVRRILYNKKSLKVWIDELPADPVPPYLSATARAPSTPPRRICSSCGYFGAYKCPRCAEWSCDRVCMEVHERDGGCGIGR; encoded by the exons ATGCCCCGCCGAAACCAAC CACCTCAAGCCTCCCAACCATCTGCCTCTTCGTCCCGACAGAACGATGCTTTGCAAGAATTTCAAGCAAGGAGAGTACAGAGAAGATTGGATGACCTCGAA AGAACGAACCCCACAGATACTCCAGCTTCGTCTTTTGTCCCGGCTGAATCATCGCAAACAGCAGCCCCTGGACCATCACAACAACTCCCGGCAAGGAAAAAGCAAACCGCAAATGTCAGACGGATCCTGTATAACAAAAAGAGCTTGAAAGTCTGGATAGACGAGCTT CCTGCCGACCCAGTTCCACCATACTTATCTGCAACTGCTCGCGCACCGTCAACTCCGCCTAGGCGGATATGTTCTTCATGTGGATACTTTGGGGCATACAAATGCCCTAGATGCGCCGAATGGAGCTGCGATAGGGTTTGCATGGAAGTACACGAAAGGGATGGAGGGTGCGGAATCGGAAGATAG
- a CDS encoding uncharacterized protein (Similar to TIGR gene model, INSD accession AAW44448.1), whose amino-acid sequence MKYGKEFQQLLDSSYFPEEWKSSAIEYRQLKKVIKDVVAELTSMGLSPDILNKLLVVDDHSLILDERDSNSRETTEDELIEFEFESEEGSPSVFRYGHIPLYHQPQEVLVDPVLEDGGYPGIDNLHPHPHKFRLRLLSETSQATGPCSVRDLITAQSLSQCASSYQDEHLSERRGSEGSHRSRTVIKRAVGIGHGGIKAEYVVTGAPDHPVPQIRLHLSAPTSHLPSPSPSPSFAESEIGTDTETEDEDPPLDLASRTPRPFDRLYMLPASPSLNRVSAAKSPIWAIASTGNPDELSDLSLGEAAFEEEEEEESSPITRTLEISEQIPHLEREFIIPLSSDFTFFSLLTTALTSLSSFHAKQQILFQQSVEKLCGMISKSISPQASIEIIPTPFTPSNEMTPSIHLSKTSRKDLYAWREIFTLWIEAQIFESIAERDRGERTVEEAELRLQQFAKQVVKRGLGDRRTMKGKKVREAWEEFLRLNVLLLDLKKFQTANIKAARKILKKHDKRTALTASTGFQAFVRSTLSAPTDKDGNISTWVFYNTSLPHVLLASLTSTLLPILPSLDDYACLICTSIAFKPIRLACGHLFCVRCLVKMQKAGKGECPLCRSDVILLADKTCLDLTVMNFMKEWFPKEVKAKQKENDEEIVKEQAQATGMDTRCCIM is encoded by the exons ATGAAGTACGGAAAGGAATTTCAACAGCTTCTCGACAGCTCCTACTTTCCAGAGGAGTGGAAGTCCTCTGCTATTGAGTATCGCCAG CTCAAGAAGGTTATCAAAGATGTTGTCGCAGAGCTCACCTCTATGGGCCTTTCACCAGATATTCTCAACAAGCTCCTCGTCGTAGACGATCACTCCTTGATATTGGATGAGAGGGACAGCAATAGCCGTGAAACAACCGAGGATGAACTTATAGAGTTTGAGTTTGAGAGTGAAGAAGGTAGTCCATCTGTGTTCCGATACGGCCATATTCCATTGTACCATCAGCCCCAAGAAGTTCTGGTCGATCCGGTACTCGAGGACGGCGGGTACCCCGGTATCGACAACTTACATCCCCATCCTCACAAGTTTAGATTACGACTTTTGTCAGAGACTTCTCAAGCCACTGGACCGTGTAGCGTGAGGGACTTAATTACAGCACAGAGCCTGTCGCAATGTGCATCATCATATCAGGATGAGCATTTAAGCGAGAGAAGGGGATCTGAAGGAAGCCATAGGAGCCGGACGGTTATCAAGAGAGCTGTAGGCATAGGCCACGGCGGAATAAAGGCAGAATATGTAGTCACCG GCGCCCCCGATCATCCAGTACCCCAGATCCGCCTTCATCTATCAGCTCCTACATCTCAccttccatctccctcaCCTTCACCATCCTTTGCCGAGTCTGAAATAGGAACAGATACAGAGACTGAAGACGAGGATCCCCCACTGGACTTGGCGTCCCGAACACCTCGACCCTTTGATCGTCTTTATATGCTGCCTGCAAGTCCTAGCCTCAATCGAGTCAGCGCGGCTAAGTCGCCAATCTGGGCTATCGCCAGTACCGGGAACCCTGATGAGTTATCAGATTTGTCTCTGGGAGAGGCAGCCtttgaagaggaggaggaggaggagtCTAGCCCTATAACACGCACCCTAGAGATATCTGAACAAATACCTCACTTGGAACGAGAATTCATCATCCCGCTCTCATCCGacttcaccttcttctccctACTCACCACTGCACTAacttctctttcctctttccatGCTAAACAACAGATCCTCTTTCAACAATCCGTCGAAAAGCTTTGTGGAATGATTTCGAAATCTATATCACCACAAGCCAGTATTGAAATCATCCCCACGCCTTTCACACCATCCAACGAAATGACGCCTAGCATACATCTCTCCAAAACTTCTCGCAAGGACTTATACGCATGGCGAGAGATTTTCACTCTTTGGATTGAAGCACAAATATTTGAATCCATCGCCGAGAGAGACCGAGGAGAACGGACGGTGGAGGAAGCAGAGCTGAGACTACAACAATTTGCTAAGCAAGTCGTCAAGCGTGGTCTGGGGGATAGGCGAACGATGAAGGGGAAGAAAGTAAGAGAAGCATGGGAAGAGTTTCTGAGATTGAACGTGTTATTATTGGACTTAAAAAAGTTCCAGACTGCTAATATCAAAGCCGCGAGGAA GATCCTGAAGAAGCACGACAAACGTACCGCTCTCACAGCATCGACTGGTTTCCAAGCTTTCGTTCGATCTACGCTCTCAGCGCCAACAGATAAAGATGGGAACATCTCCACATGGGTATTTTACAACACGTCTCTCCCTCACGTCCTCCTGGCGAGCTTAACCAGTACACTCCTACC AATTCTTCCAAGTCTCGATGATTACGCTTGCTTAATCTGCACTTCGATCGCCTTCAAACCAATCAGACTTGCATGCGGTCATTTATTTTGTGTTAGATGCTTGGTGAAGATGCAGAAAGCGGGGAAGGGCGAGTGTCCTCTGTGTCGATCAGATGTTATTCTGTTGGCTGATAAAA CATGTCTGGATTTGACCGTCATGAA CTTCATGAAAGAATGGTTTCCGAAAGAAGTCAAAGCGAAGCAGAAGgagaatgatgaagagatAGTAAAGGAGCAGGCCCAAGCAACAGGTATGGACACGAGATGTTGCATCATGTAG